A single Providencia manganoxydans DNA region contains:
- the fadD gene encoding long-chain-fatty-acid--CoA ligase FadD: MEKIWLKNYPSDVPAEIDPDRFASLAELLENSVSQYADQPAFINMGAVMTYRKLEERSRAFAAYLQNGLGLKKGDRVALMMPNLLQYPIALFGILRAGMVVVNVNPLYTPRELEHQLNDSGTTAIVIVSNFAHTLEKIVFNTKVKHVILTRMGDQLSRPKATLVDFVVKYVKRLVPKYNLPDAISFRRAMHYGYRMQYIKPNIAGDDLAFLQYTGGTTGVAKGAMLTHRNMLANLEQARAAYGPVLKFGAEFVVTALPLYHVFALMVNCLLFINVGGVNLLITNPRDVPGTIKELAKYPVTSITGVNTLFNAWLHNAEFQKLDFSKLRLTVGGGMAVQKAVAEKWQKLTGKHLLEGYGLTECSPLVTGNPYNLTAYSGSIGLPVPSTDVKLVGDDGDEVALGEPGEMWVKGPQVMKGYWNRPDSTAEILRDGWLATGDIAEIDSEGYIRIVDRKKDMIIVSGFNVYPNEVEDVISSHPDVVECAAVGVPSESTGEAVKVFVVSSNPNLTTNELKTFCRRSLTAYKVPKLFEFRTELPKSNVGKILRRELRDEEKKRMDESTA, from the coding sequence TTGGAAAAAATCTGGCTAAAAAATTACCCAAGCGATGTGCCGGCAGAGATCGATCCTGATCGCTTTGCTTCTTTGGCCGAGTTACTTGAAAATTCGGTGTCACAGTATGCAGACCAACCTGCGTTCATTAACATGGGCGCAGTCATGACATATCGCAAATTAGAGGAAAGAAGCCGAGCTTTTGCTGCTTACTTACAAAATGGTTTAGGGCTGAAAAAAGGCGATCGTGTTGCACTGATGATGCCGAATCTACTGCAATATCCGATAGCACTGTTTGGTATTTTGCGAGCAGGTATGGTTGTCGTTAATGTTAACCCGCTTTATACCCCTAGAGAACTGGAACACCAGTTAAATGACAGCGGTACGACTGCGATTGTTATTGTCTCCAATTTTGCGCATACCCTTGAAAAAATTGTTTTTAACACCAAAGTTAAACACGTTATTTTAACTCGTATGGGTGATCAGCTTTCTAGGCCTAAAGCCACACTGGTTGATTTTGTGGTTAAATATGTCAAACGGTTAGTGCCAAAATACAATTTACCTGATGCAATTTCATTTCGCCGAGCGATGCATTATGGGTATCGAATGCAGTACATTAAGCCAAATATTGCTGGTGATGACCTTGCATTCCTTCAATATACGGGTGGGACAACAGGTGTGGCCAAAGGTGCTATGTTAACCCATCGCAATATGTTAGCTAACTTGGAGCAAGCTCGAGCCGCTTATGGGCCTGTTTTAAAATTTGGTGCTGAGTTTGTGGTTACTGCGTTACCGTTGTATCACGTTTTTGCACTAATGGTTAACTGCTTACTCTTTATTAACGTTGGTGGGGTTAATTTATTGATCACCAACCCACGAGATGTACCGGGCACCATTAAAGAGCTTGCAAAATATCCAGTGACGTCGATCACTGGGGTTAATACCTTATTTAATGCATGGCTACATAATGCAGAATTCCAAAAATTGGATTTCTCTAAATTAAGGTTAACCGTTGGTGGTGGTATGGCGGTACAAAAAGCGGTAGCTGAAAAATGGCAAAAACTTACTGGTAAGCATTTGCTGGAAGGTTATGGTTTAACAGAATGTTCACCGCTTGTGACCGGAAATCCGTATAATCTGACGGCTTATAGTGGTAGTATCGGATTACCTGTCCCATCAACTGATGTAAAATTAGTGGGTGATGATGGCGATGAAGTCGCATTAGGAGAACCGGGTGAAATGTGGGTGAAAGGCCCTCAAGTCATGAAAGGTTATTGGAATCGTCCTGATTCAACTGCGGAAATTTTACGCGATGGTTGGTTAGCAACAGGTGACATTGCAGAAATAGATAGCGAAGGTTATATCCGTATCGTTGATCGCAAAAAAGATATGATTATCGTCTCTGGCTTTAATGTTTATCCAAATGAAGTTGAAGATGTTATCTCATCTCATCCTGATGTGGTTGAATGTGCAGCTGTCGGTGTTCCAAGCGAAAGTACAGGTGAAGCAGTGAAGGTATTTGTGGTTAGTAGTAATCCAAACCTAACAACAAATGAGTTAAAAACCTTCTGTCGCCGTTCACTAACGGCATACAAAGTACCAAAGTTGTTTGAATTTCGTACCGAGTTACCTAAATCTAACGTCGGTAAAATATTGCGTAGGGAGCTACGTGATGAAGAAAAAAAGCGAATGGATGAGTCAACGGCATGA
- a CDS encoding Slp family lipoprotein — translation MGIKINCRVTFKAALFIGVLALTGCVSIPASIQGSSPDPAVNLSSVQNAPEMYIGQEGRFGGKVISVFNQPNKTRLEIAVIPLSKYDAAPELNTASIGRIYAFVNGFLDPADYNGRYITVVGKITGEQAGKIGDIPYKYVTLDVTGYQRWNLAQSVVLPPAGPWGYGYYGNPYYYDHPWGYGYGYYGYPGGVAPVQTYLTE, via the coding sequence ATGGGAATTAAAATTAACTGCCGTGTGACTTTTAAAGCAGCTTTATTTATCGGCGTATTAGCATTAACAGGTTGTGTTTCGATCCCAGCATCAATTCAAGGCTCGTCACCTGATCCTGCGGTTAACTTATCATCAGTACAAAATGCCCCTGAAATGTATATTGGGCAAGAAGGGCGTTTTGGTGGAAAGGTGATTTCAGTTTTCAATCAACCAAATAAAACCCGTCTTGAGATTGCCGTTATTCCATTGAGTAAGTATGACGCGGCACCAGAGCTAAACACTGCATCCATCGGTCGCATTTACGCTTTTGTAAATGGCTTCCTTGATCCTGCTGACTATAATGGTCGTTATATTACTGTTGTAGGTAAAATTACAGGGGAACAGGCAGGGAAAATAGGGGATATCCCATATAAATATGTCACTTTGGATGTGACGGGCTATCAGCGCTGGAACCTAGCACAAAGTGTGGTATTACCACCCGCTGGGCCATGGGGCTATGGTTATTATGGTAATCCTTATTATTATGACCATCCTTGGGGTTATGGGTATGGCTACTACGGCTACCCAGGTGGCGTGGCTCCGGTTCAAACTTACCTTACCGAGTAG
- the tsaB gene encoding tRNA (adenosine(37)-N6)-threonylcarbamoyltransferase complex dimerization subunit type 1 TsaB, whose protein sequence is MSSRILAVDTATEACSVALLCGTEVISRFAISPREHTQKVLPMVEEVLSQAGITLNQLDALAFGRGPGSFTGVRIGVGIAQGLALGADLPMIGVSSLMTLAEGVYRITGHTQVLAAIDARMTEVYCAQYQRSVGGEWLGEQTEAVMDPNLFKEKISQLTGQWSYAGTGWKAYPQLHESAISLIDSTIELPTAQDMLPIAERLWLAGDVQAVENVEPTYLRNEVTWKKLPGR, encoded by the coding sequence ATGTCGAGCCGTATTCTTGCTGTTGATACAGCAACAGAAGCATGTTCAGTCGCATTGTTATGCGGCACAGAGGTTATTTCTCGTTTTGCGATTTCGCCGCGTGAGCATACACAGAAAGTGTTGCCTATGGTTGAAGAAGTCTTGTCACAAGCGGGGATCACGTTAAATCAATTAGATGCACTTGCCTTTGGGCGTGGGCCAGGTAGTTTTACTGGGGTGCGCATTGGGGTCGGTATTGCTCAAGGCTTGGCCTTAGGTGCTGATTTACCAATGATAGGTGTTTCATCGTTGATGACGTTAGCTGAAGGGGTTTACCGAATTACGGGGCACACTCAGGTGCTTGCTGCTATTGATGCACGCATGACAGAAGTTTATTGCGCTCAGTATCAACGCAGTGTTGGTGGTGAATGGCTCGGAGAGCAAACTGAGGCTGTGATGGATCCCAATCTATTTAAGGAAAAAATTAGCCAACTGACAGGGCAATGGAGTTATGCAGGAACTGGCTGGAAAGCTTATCCACAGTTGCATGAAAGTGCTATCTCATTAATCGATAGCACTATTGAACTTCCAACTGCACAAGATATGTTGCCTATCGCTGAGCGTTTATGGCTAGCAGGAGATGTTCAAGCAGTCGAAAATGTTGAGCCAACCTATTTACGTAATGAAGTGACTTGGAAAAAATTACCCGGTCGGTAA
- a CDS encoding ATP-dependent DNA helicase, translated as MHDDFSSDGFLARTIPGFQPRAAQVTMSNAVTDAIEKQQVLVAEAGTGTGKTYAYLVPALRSGKKVIVSTGSKALQDQLYHRDLPTIIDAMQYRGRTALLKGRSNYLCLERLDQQSLGGGSLEPEILSAVVRLRSWSIESESGDVSTCHDIAEDHVVWPLVTSTNDNCLGSDCPRYQECFVLKARRKALDADIIVVNHHLFMADRVVKDTGFGELMPQADVMIFDEAHQIPDIASQYFGQQLSSRQLLDLARDMVMVYRTELKDQAQLQKSADRLTQSTLDFRLNLGENSFRGNLRDLLKMPVVQRALTLLDDSLELCYEVVKSALGRSQTLDSVFERVTLYRNRLNRLKDVTIPGYSYWFESYGRHFLLALTPLTVAEKFSEMIAGTPASWIFTSATLSVNEQLNYFTDRLGLASAETLLLASPFDYQSQTLLCVPRFLPETNQRGIAQKLAAMLRPLIIKNQGRCFFLCTSHLMMRELAEEFKTTLTLPVLMQGESSKNKLLAQFIAEGNAVLVATSSFWEGVDVRGDELTCVIIDKLPFTAPDDPLLRARIEDCQLRGGDPFADVQIPDAVITLKQGVGRLIRDTRDYGVIVICDNRLVTRPYGEIFLNSLPPSPRTRSLTKAIEFLEKKRTEINNIN; from the coding sequence GTGCACGACGATTTTTCTTCAGATGGGTTTCTAGCGAGAACAATTCCAGGCTTTCAACCACGGGCAGCGCAGGTCACCATGTCTAATGCTGTCACCGATGCGATTGAAAAACAGCAGGTGCTGGTGGCTGAAGCAGGAACAGGAACGGGTAAAACTTATGCTTATTTAGTTCCTGCACTGCGCTCAGGGAAAAAAGTGATTGTTTCGACAGGTTCGAAAGCATTGCAGGATCAGCTGTATCATCGTGACTTGCCGACGATTATTGATGCGATGCAATACCGTGGGCGAACCGCTTTATTGAAGGGGCGTTCGAATTACCTTTGTTTAGAGCGTTTAGATCAGCAATCACTTGGTGGTGGTAGCCTTGAACCTGAAATACTCTCAGCGGTTGTACGATTGCGTAGTTGGTCGATTGAATCTGAATCAGGTGATGTTAGTACCTGCCATGATATCGCCGAAGATCATGTTGTGTGGCCATTGGTAACCAGTACCAATGATAATTGTTTGGGCAGCGATTGCCCACGCTATCAAGAGTGCTTCGTGTTAAAGGCGCGCCGTAAAGCATTGGATGCTGATATCATTGTGGTTAATCATCACTTATTTATGGCGGATCGGGTGGTTAAAGACACAGGTTTTGGTGAATTGATGCCTCAAGCTGATGTGATGATTTTTGATGAAGCCCATCAAATACCTGATATTGCTAGCCAGTACTTTGGACAACAATTGAGTAGCCGTCAACTCCTCGATCTCGCACGTGACATGGTGATGGTTTACCGAACGGAACTTAAAGATCAGGCTCAATTACAAAAAAGTGCGGATAGATTAACGCAAAGTACTTTGGACTTTCGCTTAAACCTTGGGGAAAACAGTTTCCGTGGTAACTTACGTGATTTATTAAAAATGCCAGTGGTACAGCGTGCTCTGACATTATTGGATGATTCACTTGAGCTGTGCTATGAGGTGGTTAAAAGCGCGTTAGGGCGTTCACAAACGTTAGATTCGGTGTTTGAGCGTGTTACATTATATCGTAATCGGTTGAATCGATTAAAAGATGTCACTATTCCTGGTTACAGTTATTGGTTCGAAAGCTATGGTAGGCATTTTCTATTAGCATTAACGCCATTAACCGTCGCTGAAAAGTTTAGTGAGATGATAGCTGGTACACCCGCAAGTTGGATATTCACCTCTGCCACATTGTCAGTTAATGAGCAACTGAATTACTTTACTGATCGGCTGGGGTTAGCCTCGGCCGAAACATTATTATTAGCCAGCCCATTTGACTATCAAAGTCAAACTTTACTTTGTGTCCCACGTTTCCTTCCAGAAACCAATCAAAGAGGTATCGCACAAAAATTGGCAGCAATGCTTAGGCCCCTGATTATTAAAAACCAAGGGCGCTGCTTTTTCTTATGCACTTCGCATTTGATGATGCGTGAACTGGCTGAAGAGTTTAAAACAACATTAACCCTGCCTGTGCTGATGCAAGGAGAAAGTAGCAAAAATAAGTTACTTGCACAGTTTATTGCTGAAGGTAATGCAGTACTCGTGGCAACCAGCAGTTTTTGGGAGGGCGTTGATGTGAGGGGGGATGAATTAACCTGTGTTATTATCGATAAATTACCATTTACGGCGCCGGATGACCCCTTATTACGTGCACGTATTGAAGATTGTCAATTACGCGGTGGCGATCCCTTTGCTGATGTGCAAATTCCCGATGCTGTTATCACGCTAAAACAGGGAGTTGGTCGGCTGATCCGTGATACCCGTGATTATGGGGTGATAGTTATTTGTGATAATCGTTTAGTCACTCGTCCTTATGGAGAGATTTTTTTAAACAGTCTTCCGCCTTCGCCAAGAACTCGGAGTTTAACAAAAGCGATTGAGTTTCTTGAGAAAAAAAGAACTGAGATAAATAATATTAATTAA
- a CDS encoding RidA family protein, protein MTIERIDPDKRWSEAVIHNNVVYYTSVPENLDADIIAQTANTLSAIDILLQRVGSDKSKILDATIFLADKADFAGMNQAWDAWVVEGSAPVRCTVQAALMKPEYKVEIKIVAAID, encoded by the coding sequence ATGACAATTGAAAGAATTGATCCAGACAAACGTTGGTCCGAAGCGGTGATCCACAATAATGTTGTCTATTACACTAGTGTCCCTGAAAACTTAGATGCAGATATTATTGCGCAAACAGCAAACACGCTTTCTGCTATTGATATCCTATTGCAAAGAGTCGGCTCAGATAAAAGTAAAATCTTAGATGCCACCATTTTTTTAGCTGATAAAGCGGATTTTGCAGGTATGAATCAAGCATGGGATGCTTGGGTGGTTGAAGGTAGCGCACCAGTGCGTTGTACAGTTCAAGCCGCGCTGATGAAACCTGAATATAAAGTTGAAATTAAAATCGTTGCGGCGATTGATTAA
- the mdtI gene encoding multidrug/spermidine efflux SMR transporter subunit MdtI, with protein MDIQFEWWHGAFLVLAVVLEILANILLKMSNGFKRYWLGILSLVAVLGAFSSLAQAVKGIELSIAYALWGAFGIIATVAAGWILFNQRLNYKGWGGIALLLLGMVLIKMS; from the coding sequence ATGGACATTCAGTTTGAATGGTGGCATGGGGCATTTTTAGTATTAGCGGTGGTCCTTGAGATCTTAGCGAATATTTTATTAAAAATGTCGAACGGCTTTAAGCGTTATTGGCTAGGTATTTTATCTTTAGTCGCGGTATTAGGGGCTTTTAGTTCCCTTGCTCAAGCGGTTAAAGGCATTGAGCTGTCAATTGCATATGCACTGTGGGGAGCATTTGGGATTATCGCTACAGTGGCTGCGGGTTGGATATTGTTCAACCAGAGGCTCAATTATAAAGGGTGGGGAGGTATTGCCCTGCTATTATTAGGCATGGTTCTTATTAAAATGTCATAA
- the mdtJ gene encoding multidrug/spermidine efflux SMR transporter subunit MdtJ: MIYWIFLALAIVTEVIGTLSMKHASVSGDFTGMAVMYVMIASSYILLAIAVKKVALGVAYALWEGIGILFITTFSVLWFGESLSPMKIGGLVLLIAGIGLIKSGTKKATVSQSAQKVKQAADRAVSAVKSGTLAHNHAKTEA; this comes from the coding sequence ATGATATATTGGATATTTTTAGCATTAGCTATCGTCACCGAAGTGATCGGTACTTTATCAATGAAACACGCCAGTGTGAGTGGTGATTTTACGGGTATGGCAGTGATGTACGTGATGATTGCATCATCTTATATCTTACTGGCAATCGCGGTAAAAAAAGTGGCTTTGGGCGTTGCTTACGCATTATGGGAAGGCATCGGCATACTATTTATTACGACTTTTAGTGTGCTGTGGTTTGGAGAGTCATTATCCCCAATGAAAATAGGTGGATTGGTTCTATTAATTGCGGGTATTGGTCTGATTAAGTCTGGAACCAAAAAAGCAACGGTTAGCCAATCGGCACAAAAAGTAAAACAAGCGGCAGATCGTGCAGTATCCGCAGTAAAATCAGGAACTTTGGCGCATAATCACGCTAAAACGGAGGCCTGA
- the pdxK gene encoding pyridoxine/pyridoxal/pyridoxamine kinase, with protein MDTFNLTSNSFQNDVNATPLPYDVISIQSQVIYGSVGNSIAVPALMKQGLRVAAVPTVILSNTPHYTTCHGGELPSEWFRGYLNGLVERGCMDSVRAILTGYLGSKNKAHDLAHWLTTIRQSHPSLPVIVDPVMGDEDSGFYIPPEIAEVYRDEVIPLATGIIPNKFELSMLSGQEIQTLEDATKAARSLLKGHTQWVIITSAFQPDDDSIDVVCVTQHDIAVIRHKRYPVTPKGTGDLFGAELTAQLLAGLSVPDAAKMACLRIEQAIIHMAATGRSELVL; from the coding sequence ATGGATACCTTTAACCTCACTTCAAACAGTTTTCAAAATGATGTAAATGCAACTCCACTTCCTTACGACGTGATATCAATACAATCACAAGTTATCTACGGTAGTGTAGGCAATAGTATTGCCGTCCCTGCTTTAATGAAACAAGGTTTACGCGTTGCTGCTGTACCTACTGTCATCTTAAGCAATACGCCCCATTACACAACTTGTCATGGTGGTGAATTACCTTCAGAGTGGTTTCGCGGCTATTTAAATGGCTTAGTCGAACGTGGTTGCATGGATAGTGTACGCGCAATTTTAACGGGTTATTTAGGTTCTAAAAATAAAGCGCATGATCTAGCACATTGGCTCACCACTATACGTCAAAGTCATCCATCTCTCCCGGTGATCGTCGACCCTGTTATGGGTGATGAAGATAGTGGCTTCTACATCCCTCCTGAAATTGCCGAAGTCTATCGAGATGAAGTCATTCCACTCGCAACGGGGATCATTCCAAATAAATTTGAGTTATCAATGCTTAGTGGTCAAGAGATACAAACTTTAGAGGATGCGACGAAAGCAGCCCGCAGTTTATTAAAAGGCCATACTCAGTGGGTGATCATCACCAGCGCATTTCAGCCTGATGATGATAGTATTGATGTGGTTTGTGTTACTCAGCATGATATTGCCGTTATTCGCCATAAACGTTACCCTGTCACACCTAAAGGTACAGGGGATTTATTTGGTGCGGAATTAACTGCACAACTGCTAGCTGGGTTATCTGTACCTGATGCAGCAAAAATGGCTTGTCTACGTATTGAACAAGCAATCATCCATATGGCTGCAACAGGACGCAGTGAATTGGTGCTGTAG
- the zwf gene encoding glucose-6-phosphate dehydrogenase, giving the protein MAVHNAAQACDLIIFGTKGDLARRKLLPSLYQLEKAGYIHPETRIIGVGRAQWSQSDYVEFVEKAFHEFLKEDLDPELWERLSSRLDFCNLDVNQTENFDSLAQMLKQDCHPAIHYFAMPPSTFGAVCHGLGHAGLNKQPNRVVMEKPLGTDLASSQEINNEVAKYFDESQVYRIDHYLGKETVLNLLALRFANSLFINNWDNRTIDHVQITVAEEVGIEGRWGYFDQAGQMRDMVQNHLLQILTMIAMSPPADLTTDRIRDEKVKVLRSLRRIDHTNVREKAVRGQYTAGFVQGNKVPGYLEEEGANKKSMTETFVALRVDIDDWRWAGVPFYLRTGKRLPAKCSEVVVYFKKPALNIFSESYQELPQNKLTIRLQPDEGIDIEIMNKAPGLDHKHRLQTTKLDLSFSETFNQTHLADAYERLLLEAMRGIQALFVRRDEVEEAWKFVDSIMDAWAMDNEAPKPYQAGTWGPIASVAMITRDGRSWNEFE; this is encoded by the coding sequence ATGGCGGTACATAACGCTGCTCAAGCCTGTGATTTGATTATTTTTGGCACCAAAGGGGATCTTGCACGTCGTAAATTGCTTCCATCTCTGTATCAATTAGAGAAAGCAGGCTATATCCATCCAGAAACACGCATCATTGGAGTGGGGCGTGCGCAGTGGAGCCAGAGCGATTATGTTGAGTTTGTTGAAAAAGCATTCCACGAATTTTTAAAAGAAGATCTTGACCCTGAACTTTGGGAGAGACTAAGTTCACGTTTAGATTTTTGCAATCTCGATGTCAATCAAACTGAGAATTTTGACAGCTTAGCCCAAATGCTTAAGCAAGACTGTCATCCCGCTATTCACTATTTCGCTATGCCACCAAGTACATTTGGTGCTGTCTGTCATGGTCTTGGCCATGCAGGGTTGAACAAACAACCAAACCGTGTGGTTATGGAAAAACCATTAGGGACAGATTTAGCCTCTTCGCAAGAAATTAACAATGAAGTGGCGAAATATTTCGATGAAAGCCAAGTCTATCGAATTGACCACTACCTTGGTAAAGAAACGGTTCTGAACTTATTAGCACTGCGTTTTGCTAACTCGCTATTCATCAATAACTGGGATAATCGAACTATCGATCATGTTCAAATTACCGTTGCTGAGGAAGTCGGTATTGAAGGGCGCTGGGGCTATTTTGATCAGGCAGGTCAAATGCGCGATATGGTCCAAAACCACCTATTACAAATTTTAACCATGATCGCGATGTCGCCACCGGCAGATTTAACCACTGACCGTATTCGTGATGAGAAAGTAAAAGTTTTACGTTCACTGCGTCGTATTGACCATACTAATGTCAGAGAAAAAGCGGTGCGTGGTCAGTATACCGCAGGCTTTGTACAAGGTAATAAAGTGCCTGGCTACCTAGAAGAAGAAGGTGCCAATAAGAAAAGTATGACGGAAACTTTTGTGGCACTGCGCGTTGATATCGACGATTGGCGCTGGGCAGGGGTTCCTTTCTATTTACGTACCGGTAAGCGTTTACCTGCAAAATGCTCAGAAGTCGTGGTTTATTTCAAAAAACCCGCGTTGAATATTTTTTCTGAAAGTTATCAAGAGCTGCCTCAGAACAAACTCACTATTCGCTTACAGCCGGATGAAGGTATCGATATCGAGATCATGAATAAAGCGCCAGGTCTTGATCATAAACACCGTTTGCAAACGACTAAATTAGACTTAAGTTTCTCTGAAACGTTCAACCAAACTCATTTAGCAGATGCTTATGAGCGTTTATTACTTGAAGCAATGCGAGGTATTCAAGCGCTGTTTGTACGTCGTGATGAGGTTGAAGAGGCTTGGAAATTTGTAGATTCCATTATGGATGCATGGGCAATGGATAACGAGGCACCAAAACCGTATCAAGCAGGTACTTGGGGCCCAATAGCCTCTGTGGCGATGATCACCCGTGATGGTCGTTCGTGGAATGAGTTTGAATAA
- a CDS encoding MurR/RpiR family transcriptional regulator has translation MNILEQMKNSLDFLSKSEKKVAEVILGMPQQAIHLSIATLAQLADVSEPTVNRFCRKMDTKGFPDFKLRLAQNLANGTPYVNRNVEENDTVNTYTHKIFESAMAGLDNVKHSLDITAVNRAVDLLTQARKISFFGFGASAAVAHDAMNKFFRFNIPVIYFDDIVMQRMSCINSSEGDVIVLISHTGRTKALVEMARLARDNDATVIAITSENSPLSQEATLSIIIDVPEDTDIYMPMVSRLAQLTVIDVLTTGFTLRRGEKFRDNLKRVKEALRDSRFDSM, from the coding sequence ATGAATATTTTAGAACAAATGAAAAACAGCCTCGATTTTTTGAGTAAATCCGAAAAGAAAGTTGCCGAAGTGATCCTTGGAATGCCACAACAAGCTATCCACCTCAGCATAGCAACCCTTGCTCAATTAGCTGATGTCAGTGAGCCAACAGTAAATCGTTTTTGTCGCAAAATGGATACCAAAGGGTTTCCCGATTTTAAGTTACGTTTAGCGCAAAATCTCGCTAACGGCACACCCTATGTAAACCGTAACGTAGAAGAAAACGATACAGTTAATACCTATACCCACAAAATTTTCGAGTCTGCGATGGCAGGTCTAGACAATGTTAAACACAGTTTAGATATCACCGCAGTTAACCGTGCCGTTGATTTACTCACACAAGCGCGAAAAATTAGCTTTTTTGGCTTTGGCGCTTCTGCTGCGGTTGCACATGATGCAATGAATAAATTTTTTCGCTTTAATATTCCTGTCATTTACTTTGATGATATTGTTATGCAACGTATGAGCTGCATTAACAGCAGTGAAGGAGATGTCATTGTATTGATCTCACATACAGGAAGAACCAAAGCATTAGTTGAAATGGCTCGCCTAGCTCGTGATAACGATGCCACTGTTATTGCAATTACCTCCGAAAATTCTCCATTATCTCAAGAAGCCACCTTGTCGATCATCATTGATGTCCCTGAAGATACCGATATATATATGCCAATGGTGTCTAGGTTAGCGCAATTAACTGTCATTGATGTACTAACAACAGGCTTTACATTAAGAAGAGGCGAAAAATTTAGAGATAACTTGAAACGGGTCAAAGAAGCATTACGTGATTCGCGGTTTGATAGTATGTAG